A part of Astatotilapia calliptera chromosome 15, fAstCal1.2, whole genome shotgun sequence genomic DNA contains:
- the srsf5b gene encoding serine and arginine rich splicing factor 5b isoform X1 yields MSGCRIFIGRLSPSAREKDVERFFKGYGRIRDIDLKRGFGFVEFDDPRDAEDAVYELDGKELCNERVTIEHARVRLRGGRGRGGGGGGGRFSDRYGRGSQNSRSRNPPPMRTENRLIVENLSSRVSWQDLKDFMRQAGEVTFADAHRPKLNEGVVEFASHSDLKNALDKLSGKEINGRKIKLIEAAKKRSRSRSRSESSSRSRSRSRGRSASRSPRRSRSPAKAHNRSRSRSGSPAGGASSPTSKSKEPAKRSSKMSKSATPPSPAPAQRASASRSRSRSRSRSRSPSTDSQR; encoded by the exons ATGAGCGGATGTCGTATTTTCATCGGCCGGCTGAGCCCCTCGGCCAGAGAGAAGGATGTGGAGAGGTTTTTCAAAGGATACGGCCGCATCCGAGATATCGACCTGAAGAGAGGATTCGGCTTTGTG GAGTTTGACGACCCCAGAGATGCAGAAGATGCTGTTTACGAGCTTGATGGCAAAGAGCTGTGTAATGAAAG GGTGACCATTGAGCATGCTCGCGTGCGTCTGCGCGGTGGCCGCGGACGCGGTGGCGGCGGCGGAGGGGGGCGTTTCTCTGATCGCTACGGCCGCGGCTCCCAGAACAGCCGGAG TCGTAACCCTCCTCCAATGCGCACCGAGAACCGCCTGATTGTGGAGAACTTGTCCTCTCGAGTCAGCTGGCAG GACCTGAAAGATTTCATGAGGCAAGCTGGAGAGGTGACTTTCGCAGACGCACATCGTCCCAAGCTCAACGAAGG GGTGGTTGAGTTTGCTTCTCACAGTGACCTGAAAAATGCACTTGACAAACTCTCTGGAAAGGAAATTAATGGCAGAAAAATCAAGCTCATCGAAGCTGCCAAGAAGAG GTCGAGAAGTCGCTCACGGTCTGAGAGCTCCTCTCGTTCGCGGTCCCGTTCCCGTGGCCGCTCTGCATCACGCTCCCCAAGACGCTCCCGCAGCCCTGCCAAAGCCCACAACCGTTCCCGCTCCCGCAGCGGCTCGCCTGCCGGCGGCGCATCCTCCCCAACCTCCAAATCTAAGGAGCCCGCCAAGCGCTCCTCCAAGATGAGCAAATCAGCGACCCCGCCCTCCCCAGCGCCTGCCCAGAGAGCCTCCGCCTCCCGATCCCGCTCGCGTTCACGCTCCCGCTCTCGTTCTCCTTCTACTGACAGCCAGCGCTAA
- the srsf5b gene encoding serine and arginine rich splicing factor 5b isoform X2, which produces MSGCRIFIGRLSPSAREKDVERFFKGYGRIRDIDLKRGFGFVEFDDPRDAEDAVYELDGKELCNESRNPPPMRTENRLIVENLSSRVSWQDLKDFMRQAGEVTFADAHRPKLNEGVVEFASHSDLKNALDKLSGKEINGRKIKLIEAAKKRSRSRSRSESSSRSRSRSRGRSASRSPRRSRSPAKAHNRSRSRSGSPAGGASSPTSKSKEPAKRSSKMSKSATPPSPAPAQRASASRSRSRSRSRSRSPSTDSQR; this is translated from the exons ATGAGCGGATGTCGTATTTTCATCGGCCGGCTGAGCCCCTCGGCCAGAGAGAAGGATGTGGAGAGGTTTTTCAAAGGATACGGCCGCATCCGAGATATCGACCTGAAGAGAGGATTCGGCTTTGTG GAGTTTGACGACCCCAGAGATGCAGAAGATGCTGTTTACGAGCTTGATGGCAAAGAGCTGTGTAATGAAAG TCGTAACCCTCCTCCAATGCGCACCGAGAACCGCCTGATTGTGGAGAACTTGTCCTCTCGAGTCAGCTGGCAG GACCTGAAAGATTTCATGAGGCAAGCTGGAGAGGTGACTTTCGCAGACGCACATCGTCCCAAGCTCAACGAAGG GGTGGTTGAGTTTGCTTCTCACAGTGACCTGAAAAATGCACTTGACAAACTCTCTGGAAAGGAAATTAATGGCAGAAAAATCAAGCTCATCGAAGCTGCCAAGAAGAG GTCGAGAAGTCGCTCACGGTCTGAGAGCTCCTCTCGTTCGCGGTCCCGTTCCCGTGGCCGCTCTGCATCACGCTCCCCAAGACGCTCCCGCAGCCCTGCCAAAGCCCACAACCGTTCCCGCTCCCGCAGCGGCTCGCCTGCCGGCGGCGCATCCTCCCCAACCTCCAAATCTAAGGAGCCCGCCAAGCGCTCCTCCAAGATGAGCAAATCAGCGACCCCGCCCTCCCCAGCGCCTGCCCAGAGAGCCTCCGCCTCCCGATCCCGCTCGCGTTCACGCTCCCGCTCTCGTTCTCCTTCTACTGACAGCCAGCGCTAA